The proteins below come from a single Bacillus horti genomic window:
- a CDS encoding YheC/YheD family protein → MKRGADKWGKYKFMKASANLELHLPPTLRLTEDTFRSFMNTYSEVIVKPESGGGGAGVYRVRALADERYEIHKERNRTTVQDLQSAYTHLSRKIGSRKYIIQRRINLATVDNRPFDIRVIVQRQRKSSNWTVTGEIAKVAGKGFIVTNISRSKGRLLSLRSGIRRSSIRSLPVHSIISEIHRVALLAARRLQLYYPRQRIFGMDIGLDQQGHVWIIEANRAPSMSHFIKSGNRTMYRRIIRFKRGVS, encoded by the coding sequence ATGAAACGAGGCGCTGATAAATGGGGAAAATATAAGTTTATGAAGGCTTCAGCCAATCTAGAGCTCCATCTACCCCCAACACTAAGATTGACTGAAGATACCTTCAGAAGCTTTATGAACACATATAGTGAGGTCATCGTGAAACCAGAATCAGGGGGAGGGGGAGCTGGTGTATACAGAGTAAGGGCACTGGCGGATGAGAGGTATGAAATTCACAAGGAAAGGAACAGAACAACCGTACAAGATTTGCAAAGTGCATATACTCATCTAAGTCGGAAAATAGGCTCAAGGAAATATATTATTCAACGTCGCATTAACCTAGCTACCGTAGACAATCGTCCATTTGATATCAGGGTCATTGTGCAACGCCAACGAAAATCCTCCAACTGGACGGTGACGGGAGAGATAGCCAAGGTGGCTGGTAAAGGATTCATCGTCACCAATATTTCTAGAAGCAAAGGGAGGCTGTTGTCTCTTCGAAGTGGGATCCGTAGGTCCTCCATTAGAAGCCTTCCTGTTCATTCTATTATTTCGGAAATCCATAGGGTAGCTTTACTGGCAGCTAGAAGATTGCAACTCTATTACCCGAGACAAAGGATTTTTGGAATGGATATAGGACTGGATCAACAAGGTCATGTATGGATCATTGAAGCAAATAGGGCACCATCAATGTCTCATTTTATTAAATCTGGTAACCGTACAATGTACAGGCGCATTATAAGGTTTAAGCGAGGGGTAAGCTGA
- a CDS encoding 2-aminoethylphosphonate aminotransferase, producing MKSITRNILLNPGPATTTDSVKLAQVVPDICPREAPFGHLMKSVSIELTNLVSDPEHYTTVLFGGSGTAAVEAILSSVVGQDTVLIVQNGAYGKRMCEIAQVYDLDVEEFKSPCDAPIDLHALETLIQLSPRKISHLAIVHHETTVGLLNDIQSIGDMCKSYNIDLIVDAMSSYGAVPIDMEKMNISYLAASSNKNLQGMAGISFVIADQSKLDSLKNNQPRNYYLNLYAQHDYFSKTQQMRFTPPVQTFYALKRAIEELREEGLEARYARYAKSWETLIQGISRLGLKHLVEAEHHSKLVTAILEPDCAAYSFKEMHDYFYSKGFTIYPGKWEQLNTFRIANIGDITYRDIEEFLRWMERYLQHINYIHREENSS from the coding sequence ATGAAAAGCATAACGAGAAATATCTTACTTAACCCTGGTCCTGCTACAACAACGGACAGTGTAAAGCTGGCACAGGTTGTTCCAGACATTTGTCCCCGTGAAGCACCATTTGGTCACTTGATGAAGTCTGTTTCTATAGAATTGACCAATCTAGTAAGTGACCCCGAACATTACACCACAGTGCTGTTCGGTGGTTCCGGGACGGCGGCAGTGGAGGCGATCCTTAGCTCGGTTGTTGGTCAGGACACTGTGCTTATTGTTCAAAACGGAGCGTATGGGAAGCGAATGTGTGAAATCGCTCAAGTGTATGATCTAGATGTAGAGGAGTTTAAAAGCCCTTGTGACGCTCCCATCGACCTACATGCCTTGGAAACATTGATTCAGCTCTCCCCTCGGAAAATTTCACACCTGGCCATTGTCCATCATGAGACGACGGTGGGTCTTTTAAACGATATACAATCGATTGGAGATATGTGCAAGTCATACAACATCGATTTAATTGTGGATGCGATGAGCTCGTATGGGGCCGTACCGATTGATATGGAAAAGATGAATATTAGCTACTTAGCTGCAAGCTCCAATAAGAACCTGCAAGGAATGGCGGGAATATCCTTTGTGATCGCGGATCAAAGCAAGCTAGACAGTCTGAAGAATAACCAACCTAGGAATTATTACTTAAACCTATATGCTCAACATGACTATTTTTCTAAAACACAGCAAATGCGTTTCACTCCTCCCGTACAAACGTTTTACGCGCTCAAGCGAGCGATAGAAGAGTTAAGGGAAGAAGGACTAGAAGCAAGGTACGCAAGGTATGCGAAATCATGGGAGACATTAATCCAGGGTATTTCTAGACTTGGGCTCAAGCATCTTGTTGAAGCAGAACACCATTCTAAGCTGGTGACAGCCATTCTTGAGCCTGATTGTGCAGCATACAGCTTTAAGGAGATGCATGATTATTTTTATAGTAAGGGATTTACGATTTACCCCGGTAAATGGGAACAATTAAATACGTTTCGAATCGCGAATATCGGAGACATAACATATAGAGATATCGAGGAATTTTTACGGTGGATGGAGCGTTATTTACAGCACATCAATTATATTCATCGAGAGGAGAATAGCTCATGA